From Paenibacillus physcomitrellae, the proteins below share one genomic window:
- a CDS encoding MarR family winged helix-turn-helix transcriptional regulator yields MEQGSQLHELVQGFRELKRTFHQVVSKQAEKMGITGIQFYVLAALREQPEMSMSDLAERVHLGNSTLSGVIDRMEKAGYVERKRSELDRRTVTLHLTDKGREIERQTNLLYQKAMGRISEIPQEEITQLIRTFRSIINLFETEKEGE; encoded by the coding sequence TTGGAACAAGGTAGCCAACTTCACGAGCTGGTTCAAGGATTTCGTGAATTAAAGAGAACCTTTCACCAGGTCGTATCTAAACAAGCCGAGAAGATGGGCATCACGGGCATCCAGTTTTACGTGTTGGCCGCACTTCGAGAGCAGCCCGAAATGAGCATGTCCGATTTAGCCGAGCGGGTCCATTTGGGGAACAGCACGCTAAGCGGCGTCATTGACCGTATGGAGAAAGCTGGTTATGTGGAACGTAAGCGTTCCGAGCTGGACCGCAGGACGGTCACTTTGCATTTGACGGATAAAGGAAGGGAGATTGAGAGACAAACCAACCTTTTGTATCAGAAGGCAATGGGCAGGATCAGCGAGATTCCACAGGAAGAGATTACCCAATTAATAAGAACGTTTCGTTCTATTATAAATTTATTTGAAACAGAGAAAGAAGGAGAATAG
- a CDS encoding DHA2 family efflux MFS transporter permease subunit: protein MNATQPSGASVPVLKKGPIVAAILIAAFVALLNQTLMNVALPQMMGDLGVGATTIQWLTTGFMLVNGVLVPLSAYLVQRFTTRQLFLTATILFSIGTLICALGSDFSMVMIGRVVQALGAGILLPLMNVIFLTIFPIEKRGQAMGMMGVAMIFAPAIGPTLSGWIIEHHSWHVLFWIILPLGVISIILGLLFMKNVLPNSKAKLEYLSVILSTLGFGGILYGFSEAGSNGWDSAEVIVSIVVGAVSLILFVWRQFVAEKPLLEVRVFKYNMYSLTTVINVIVTMAMYAGMILLPIYLQTIRGFSPLESGLLLLPGSILMGIMSPITGIIFDKIGARWLVVIGLIITAITTYEFSDLTANTTYGHLIFVYTARMFGMSMIMMPVQTAGLNQLPAKMNAHGAAMSNTLRTIAGALGTAFLVTIMNSRATDRGTELIKASGLNPQDAANADAINKLTQDATIYGIDQAFIVATWITVAALVLAFFIKRVNVNKESTPLETKTVAAPSKG, encoded by the coding sequence ATGAACGCAACACAACCTAGTGGAGCTTCGGTTCCGGTACTGAAGAAGGGGCCCATTGTTGCTGCGATTCTGATTGCAGCTTTTGTGGCATTATTGAACCAAACCTTGATGAACGTAGCTTTACCTCAAATGATGGGCGATCTTGGAGTGGGTGCAACTACCATCCAATGGCTTACTACCGGCTTTATGCTGGTAAACGGTGTTCTCGTTCCTTTGAGTGCTTATTTGGTACAGAGATTTACAACAAGACAACTGTTCTTAACGGCAACCATATTATTCTCAATAGGTACACTGATATGTGCCTTAGGCAGTGACTTCTCGATGGTCATGATCGGCCGTGTTGTTCAGGCTCTTGGCGCCGGTATTCTGCTGCCGCTGATGAACGTGATTTTCTTGACGATTTTCCCGATTGAGAAACGCGGTCAAGCGATGGGAATGATGGGCGTAGCGATGATCTTTGCGCCTGCTATTGGACCTACTTTGTCCGGTTGGATTATTGAACATCATTCCTGGCACGTCCTTTTCTGGATTATCCTTCCACTCGGAGTGATCTCGATCATTTTGGGTCTGTTATTCATGAAAAATGTTTTGCCAAACTCCAAAGCTAAACTGGAATATTTGTCCGTTATTCTTTCTACGTTGGGCTTTGGCGGCATTTTGTACGGCTTTAGTGAAGCCGGCAGCAATGGCTGGGATTCCGCTGAAGTTATTGTAAGCATCGTCGTAGGTGCTGTATCTTTGATCCTGTTTGTATGGCGCCAGTTTGTGGCTGAGAAGCCGCTGCTGGAAGTGCGTGTCTTCAAATACAACATGTATTCCTTGACTACAGTGATTAACGTTATCGTAACGATGGCGATGTATGCAGGCATGATTCTCCTGCCGATTTACCTGCAGACGATCCGCGGTTTCTCACCGCTGGAATCCGGTTTGCTGCTCCTGCCAGGCTCGATTTTGATGGGGATTATGTCCCCGATCACCGGTATTATTTTCGATAAAATTGGTGCGAGATGGCTGGTTGTTATCGGTCTGATCATTACCGCGATTACAACTTATGAATTCAGTGATTTGACGGCTAACACGACTTATGGACATCTGATCTTTGTTTATACCGCCCGTATGTTCGGTATGTCCATGATCATGATGCCAGTACAAACGGCGGGTCTGAATCAGTTGCCAGCCAAGATGAATGCGCACGGTGCGGCTATGTCCAACACGCTGCGAACCATTGCGGGTGCGCTGGGTACAGCCTTCCTGGTAACGATTATGAATAGCAGAGCCACAGATCGCGGAACTGAGTTGATCAAAGCCAGCGGCTTGAACCCTCAGGATGCAGCTAATGCTGATGCTATTAACAAGCTGACTCAAGATGCAACGATCTACGGTATCGACCAGGCATTTATTGTAGCTACCTGGATTACGGTCGCTGCTCTGGTGCTTGCATTCTTCATTAAGAGAGTTAATGTTAACAAGGAATCGACGCCGCTTGAAACAAAAACGGTAGCAGCGCCTTCCAAAGGCTAA
- a CDS encoding extracellular solute-binding protein yields the protein MDELRKAYETLGLEEGATREEVNKKYDLYVRRARSRSRTQEGGEPEEDFEAINRAYRSIITFEDNKVIEQKRQERFRKWGRWAGTAEKTDDFLRLHRTKIWLSLLAVIVIIFGITTYVNHRQEQERLASLPPIDLSIMFIGNFMLPDDSKANEALEQSILAPFPDWKRVSAHVSYLPLDNPDTGQMGMALQQKAQIEVMTEKPDLYIMDKSTFAWLAQGGALQDLDDYANEELKPLLTGEAALEQKTEEDTSSHIYGIDLSGSPLSANLALGKTDMIAGIRGGTELSDKTLEFIKRYLEAETGN from the coding sequence ATGGATGAGTTGAGAAAGGCCTACGAAACCCTCGGGCTCGAAGAAGGAGCTACCAGGGAAGAAGTGAACAAGAAATATGATCTGTATGTGCGAAGGGCCCGTTCCCGCAGTCGAACCCAGGAAGGAGGCGAACCGGAGGAAGACTTCGAGGCGATTAACCGGGCTTACCGCTCCATCATCACCTTCGAAGATAACAAGGTCATTGAACAGAAACGGCAGGAGCGATTCCGCAAGTGGGGAAGATGGGCCGGGACCGCTGAGAAAACGGATGATTTCCTCCGGCTGCACCGAACTAAAATCTGGTTGTCACTTCTTGCGGTCATCGTTATCATCTTCGGTATAACGACTTACGTCAATCATAGGCAAGAACAGGAAAGACTGGCGAGTCTTCCTCCGATCGATCTCTCGATCATGTTTATCGGTAATTTCATGTTGCCGGACGACAGTAAAGCCAACGAAGCTTTAGAGCAATCCATACTCGCTCCCTTCCCGGACTGGAAAAGAGTATCCGCCCATGTGAGTTATCTTCCTTTGGATAATCCGGATACCGGACAAATGGGAATGGCCTTGCAGCAGAAAGCACAAATCGAAGTTATGACCGAGAAACCGGATCTCTATATCATGGACAAATCGACGTTCGCCTGGCTCGCTCAAGGCGGAGCCCTGCAAGATCTTGATGACTACGCGAACGAAGAATTAAAGCCGCTGCTCACCGGCGAAGCCGCTTTGGAGCAGAAGACCGAAGAAGATACCTCCTCGCATATTTACGGCATTGACCTGTCGGGAAGTCCTCTCTCCGCCAACCTGGCGCTGGGCAAAACCGACATGATCGCGGGTATCCGCGGCGGCACCGAACTGTCAGACAAAACGCTGGAATTTATTAAACGTTATCTGGAAGCAGAGACAGGCAACTAA
- a CDS encoding SGNH/GDSL hydrolase family protein, with protein sequence MSILENRTKVLFIGDSVTDCGRNYGDPASLGSGYAFIAAAEFGRLYPEKQVTFVNKGISGNRVIDLEGRWEKDCLQLKPDYVSILIGINDTWRRYDQNDPTSLESYKEGYRRLIEKTLEQGVKKLIIMEPFVVPVIEEQQGWYEDLNPKIQAARTLAKEFGALYVPLDGLFNAASAQTGAAYWAEDGVHPSVAGHGLIADAWLRTVGAK encoded by the coding sequence ATGAGCATACTGGAGAACCGCACTAAAGTTCTATTTATTGGAGACAGTGTAACAGATTGCGGCAGAAACTATGGCGATCCGGCCAGCCTTGGTTCAGGATATGCCTTTATTGCTGCGGCAGAATTTGGACGGCTCTATCCGGAGAAACAGGTTACATTTGTCAACAAAGGCATCAGCGGCAACCGTGTCATAGATTTGGAAGGACGTTGGGAAAAGGACTGCCTTCAGCTTAAGCCGGATTATGTGTCCATCCTGATTGGAATCAATGATACTTGGCGGCGTTACGATCAGAATGATCCGACTTCCTTGGAAAGTTATAAGGAGGGATATCGCCGTCTGATCGAAAAGACGCTGGAACAGGGTGTGAAGAAGCTCATTATCATGGAGCCGTTTGTTGTTCCTGTAATTGAAGAGCAGCAGGGCTGGTATGAGGATCTTAATCCAAAAATTCAGGCTGCACGTACGCTGGCGAAGGAATTCGGAGCTCTGTATGTACCGCTTGACGGGCTGTTTAATGCGGCAAGCGCCCAAACAGGAGCGGCTTACTGGGCGGAAGACGGTGTCCATCCTTCCGTGGCCGGGCATGGTTTAATCGCCGATGCATGGCTGAGAACAGTAGGAGCCAAATAA
- a CDS encoding C40 family peptidase, with product MTLPFSFKKISTAALAALFAISATSCSHSNPGNKTSSDKGSSPRTLSFDNKQGYHDSSTTLKQIPLSLAAKQLGLNVVQRGDEYLVGFTDVLYRAKAGQAEAMSMNHPVILSHAPEARNGDLYFTRNAMSDLLGTQIGWNGPKQQIIFAPFPGRLADDRVIPGRTPRFHIQSNVDVNQLISFAKTFMGTKYVFGSDDYEDTGTFDCSSFTQHVFAKFNIQIPRVAKDQANTGTPVKKSELQPGDLVFFTVPGRFQNDKIAGHVGIYIGNGSFIHTYGDPGVQISDLDSGYWDGMYLGARRVI from the coding sequence ATGACATTACCCTTTTCCTTCAAAAAGATATCCACCGCAGCACTCGCTGCGCTGTTTGCCATTTCAGCCACTTCCTGCAGCCATTCAAATCCAGGAAACAAAACGTCCTCCGATAAAGGCAGCAGTCCCAGAACCCTTTCTTTCGATAATAAGCAGGGGTATCACGACAGCAGCACGACGCTTAAGCAAATCCCGCTGTCCCTCGCCGCCAAGCAGCTTGGATTAAATGTAGTTCAGCGCGGCGACGAATATCTGGTCGGGTTCACCGATGTCCTCTACCGGGCAAAGGCCGGCCAGGCAGAGGCCATGTCGATGAATCACCCCGTTATTTTAAGCCATGCTCCGGAAGCCAGAAACGGCGATTTATATTTTACGCGAAACGCTATGAGTGATTTGCTCGGCACCCAGATCGGATGGAACGGTCCTAAACAGCAAATTATCTTCGCCCCGTTTCCGGGCCGGCTTGCGGATGACCGCGTCATTCCCGGAAGAACACCGCGCTTCCATATCCAGAGCAATGTGGACGTCAATCAACTGATCTCTTTCGCCAAAACGTTTATGGGAACTAAATACGTTTTTGGTTCTGACGATTATGAGGACACCGGCACCTTCGACTGCTCGTCCTTTACGCAGCATGTATTTGCCAAGTTCAACATCCAGATTCCAAGGGTGGCCAAGGATCAGGCCAATACCGGCACTCCGGTTAAGAAATCGGAGCTTCAGCCGGGTGACCTCGTTTTCTTCACGGTTCCCGGACGTTTCCAGAACGATAAAATTGCCGGGCATGTCGGCATCTATATCGGTAACGGCAGCTTCATCCACACGTATGGGGATCCAGGCGTACAAATCAGCGACCTCGATTCGGGATATTGGGATGGCATGTACCTTGGGGCTAGAAGAGTCATTTGA
- a CDS encoding aldose 1-epimerase, with the protein MNQYQAYEGTYQGEKAIWLKAGSYEAVMLPDTGGNLIAFKDKEKGFSFLREPEEGKIEEFKASPGVYGIPVLFPPNRYEDGKFPWNGQTLQFPVNEEATGNHLHGFLHTVPWEIEEFGTTEHESYVTVKIRVDEKSSVYSHFPFVFTVKLRYSLGVDGLSQHVFIKNEGEQAMPRLLAFHTAVNAPFSKESQSSDYAIKLTIGERWELSERMLPTGRHQALSAFDLALKGEGVYPFAESMDNHYTAAPQQGRNRMELTDSRLKLTLIYDVGTSYKQWMIWNNGGTPGFFCPEPQMNLVNAPNVDLPAEEIGLFSLEPGEIWEETARFYVKEVM; encoded by the coding sequence ATGAATCAATATCAGGCATATGAAGGAACTTATCAGGGTGAGAAGGCGATTTGGCTGAAGGCCGGTTCCTATGAAGCAGTGATGCTTCCAGATACGGGCGGCAATCTGATCGCTTTCAAAGATAAAGAAAAGGGATTTAGCTTTCTGAGAGAACCGGAGGAAGGGAAGATCGAGGAATTTAAAGCTTCTCCGGGCGTTTACGGCATTCCCGTCCTGTTTCCGCCTAACCGCTATGAAGATGGCAAGTTCCCATGGAACGGACAGACGCTTCAGTTCCCAGTTAATGAGGAAGCTACAGGCAATCATTTGCATGGATTTTTACATACGGTTCCCTGGGAGATAGAGGAATTTGGGACAACCGAACACGAAAGTTATGTAACGGTGAAAATTCGGGTGGACGAGAAGAGCAGTGTATATAGCCATTTTCCATTTGTATTTACCGTTAAACTTCGGTATTCGCTCGGAGTGGACGGACTGAGCCAGCATGTATTCATTAAAAATGAGGGAGAACAGGCTATGCCGCGTCTATTGGCGTTCCACACCGCCGTGAACGCGCCTTTCTCCAAAGAAAGTCAGAGCAGCGATTATGCGATTAAGCTGACGATTGGAGAGCGCTGGGAGTTGTCAGAACGGATGCTCCCAACAGGACGTCATCAGGCATTATCGGCTTTTGACCTGGCGCTGAAAGGCGAGGGCGTATATCCGTTTGCCGAATCGATGGATAATCACTACACCGCCGCTCCGCAGCAGGGGCGTAATCGGATGGAGCTCACCGACAGCAGACTGAAGCTTACACTCATTTATGATGTTGGAACCTCGTATAAACAGTGGATGATCTGGAATAATGGGGGCACACCGGGCTTTTTCTGTCCGGAACCACAGATGAATCTGGTTAATGCACCTAACGTGGATCTTCCGGCCGAGGAGATCGGGCTGTTCAGCCTTGAACCCGGGGAAATCTGGGAAGAAACTGCCCGCTTCTATGTGAAAGAGGTTATGTAA
- a CDS encoding ROK family protein: protein MKQTGDLFLVKKINKSIVLDMIRTRSPISRAKVSELTGLNKTTVSSLVNELIDEHLVHEMGPGKSSGGRKPLMLLFNEQAGYAIGVDVRIDSVSAILTDLKGTIKDRSFYLLESNSAEHICSVIVRGVRDLSVRAPETPYGIVGVGVGVPGIVDEHGSVLFAPNLNWSNIPLQQMLTDELQLPVVIDNEANAGAVSEHKFGGAQDTDDLLYVSVSHGIGTGILLGGHLYRGSSGFAGEAGHFSIKLDGEDCSCGNKGCWELYASENALLLEAGKLESVLKNTEGSPPALEDVIELAASGDPDVLEVMQNVGRHLGIGISNLINLFNPQRVIIGNRIALAEPWIAKALYETVKERSLSFHFARVSLEISRLQLDSGVLGAASFAQQAFFAKTQISL from the coding sequence ATGAAGCAAACCGGAGATTTGTTTTTAGTCAAGAAAATTAATAAGTCGATTGTCCTGGATATGATACGCACCCGCTCCCCTATTTCGAGAGCCAAAGTATCGGAATTGACCGGTCTCAACAAAACAACCGTTTCCAGCCTTGTCAATGAGCTGATCGATGAGCATCTCGTACATGAAATGGGTCCGGGTAAATCCAGCGGCGGCCGTAAACCGCTAATGCTGCTATTCAACGAGCAGGCCGGATACGCCATAGGCGTCGATGTGCGGATCGACTCCGTTTCAGCCATTCTGACTGATCTCAAAGGAACGATCAAAGACCGCAGCTTCTATCTGCTGGAATCCAATTCAGCCGAGCATATTTGCAGTGTTATTGTTCGTGGTGTCCGGGATCTATCCGTACGGGCTCCAGAAACCCCCTACGGTATCGTTGGCGTAGGCGTCGGAGTCCCGGGCATCGTGGACGAGCATGGCTCGGTTCTGTTTGCGCCTAACCTGAACTGGTCGAATATTCCACTGCAGCAAATGTTGACCGATGAACTGCAGCTTCCCGTAGTCATCGATAATGAAGCTAACGCCGGAGCAGTCAGCGAACATAAATTCGGAGGCGCCCAGGATACCGACGATCTGCTTTACGTCAGTGTCAGCCATGGGATCGGCACCGGCATTCTACTCGGCGGACATCTGTACCGGGGTTCGTCCGGATTTGCCGGAGAAGCCGGTCATTTCTCGATCAAGCTGGACGGCGAGGACTGCTCCTGCGGCAATAAAGGCTGCTGGGAGCTGTATGCCTCCGAGAATGCCCTGCTTCTTGAAGCGGGGAAGCTTGAAAGCGTGCTGAAGAATACAGAAGGTAGCCCTCCAGCCTTAGAAGATGTTATTGAGCTTGCCGCAAGCGGCGATCCGGACGTTCTGGAAGTTATGCAGAATGTCGGCCGTCACCTGGGAATCGGCATCTCGAATTTAATCAACCTGTTTAATCCCCAGCGGGTCATTATCGGCAACCGGATCGCTTTAGCCGAGCCCTGGATCGCGAAGGCCTTGTATGAGACGGTAAAGGAAAGATCGCTTTCTTTTCACTTTGCAAGGGTAAGCCTTGAAATCTCCCGACTGCAGCTTGATTCCGGCGTGCTGGGAGCAGCTTCGTTTGCGCAGCAGGCTTTCTTCGCCAAAACACAGATTTCTTTATAA
- the xylA gene encoding xylose isomerase → MSHFSDINVIAYEGASSKNPLAFKHYNPKEVVAGKTMEEHLRFATAYWHTFVADGTDMFGRGTAQRPWESYSGLDQAKFRVEASFEFYEKLGVPFFCFHDVDIAPEADTLQETNKNLDVIVAMMKDYMKTSKTKLLWNTANMFSNPRYTHGAGTSSNAVVYARAAAQVKKGLEVGKELGAQNYVFWGGREGYETLLNTDMAFELDNLARLYHMAIDYAKEIGFDAQFLIEPKPKEPTKHQYDFDAATTLAFLHRYGLKDHFKLNLEANHATLAGHTFEHEIRVARDNGVLGSLDANQGDVLLGWDTDEFPYDLYTTTLTMYEVLKNGGLGKGGVNFDAKVRRGSFEPVDLFYAHVAGMDAYAKGLKVAAKMIEDNYFENIVADRYSSFKSELGESIISGKATLKSLEEFALQNNPENNKSGRLELIRATINQYILGDL, encoded by the coding sequence ATGAGTCATTTTTCTGATATTAATGTAATCGCTTACGAAGGTGCTTCCTCCAAAAATCCACTTGCATTCAAACATTATAATCCTAAAGAAGTTGTAGCTGGAAAAACGATGGAAGAGCATCTGCGTTTCGCAACCGCTTACTGGCATACATTTGTAGCTGACGGCACGGACATGTTCGGCCGCGGTACTGCACAGCGTCCTTGGGAAAGCTACAGCGGTCTGGATCAGGCTAAATTCCGCGTAGAAGCTTCCTTTGAATTCTATGAGAAGCTGGGCGTTCCGTTCTTCTGCTTCCATGACGTAGATATTGCTCCGGAAGCTGATACTCTTCAGGAAACGAACAAAAACCTGGATGTCATCGTTGCGATGATGAAGGATTATATGAAGACCAGCAAAACCAAACTGCTGTGGAATACGGCTAACATGTTCAGCAACCCGCGTTACACGCATGGCGCCGGTACGTCCAGCAACGCTGTTGTTTATGCCCGCGCTGCCGCTCAAGTGAAGAAAGGTCTGGAAGTCGGTAAAGAGCTCGGCGCACAAAACTATGTATTCTGGGGCGGCCGTGAAGGTTATGAAACTCTGCTGAACACCGATATGGCGTTTGAGCTTGATAATCTTGCCCGTCTTTACCATATGGCTATCGATTATGCCAAAGAAATCGGCTTTGACGCTCAATTCCTGATCGAGCCTAAACCAAAAGAGCCAACTAAACACCAATATGATTTCGATGCGGCTACTACGCTTGCCTTCCTGCATCGCTACGGCTTGAAGGATCATTTCAAACTGAATCTTGAAGCTAACCATGCTACGCTTGCCGGACATACATTTGAGCATGAAATCCGTGTTGCCCGCGACAACGGCGTGCTGGGTTCCCTCGACGCCAACCAGGGCGACGTGCTGCTCGGCTGGGATACGGACGAATTCCCGTACGATCTGTACACCACTACTTTGACTATGTATGAAGTGCTGAAGAACGGCGGCTTGGGTAAAGGCGGCGTAAACTTCGACGCTAAAGTACGCCGCGGTTCCTTCGAACCGGTTGACCTGTTCTATGCTCATGTTGCCGGTATGGACGCTTATGCCAAAGGTTTGAAAGTTGCTGCCAAAATGATTGAAGATAACTACTTCGAGAACATTGTTGCTGACCGCTACTCCAGCTTCAAGAGCGAATTGGGCGAATCCATCATTTCCGGTAAAGCTACATTGAAATCGCTGGAAGAGTTTGCTCTGCAAAACAATCCTGAGAACAACAAGTCCGGCCGCCTGGAATTGATCCGCGCTACCATCAACCAATACATCCTTGGAGATCTGTAA
- the xylB gene encoding xylulokinase, which produces MEYVIGIDLGTSSVKALLVNREGKVCGEASESYPLITPKSGYSEQDPEEWVEKSLLALRKLAHESGIEAASVKGISFSGQMHGLVLLDDNHRVLRNAILWNDTRTTKQCREIEEKLGEQLLSVTRNPALEGFTLPKILWVQQNEPELFAKASVFLLPKDYLRYRLTGELGMDYSDAAGTLMLDVAGRRWSPEVLEAFGLDESFCPKLVASTECVGTLLPEMAVQSGLTADVKVFGGGADNACGATGAGILGPGETLCSIGTSGVILSYEENASADYEGKVHFFNHAEPDAFYAMGVTLAAGSSLSWFRDTFAPGSSFDELLAGAATVPAGADGLLFTPYLSGERTPHADSAIRGSFIGMDLRHKKEHFARAVVEGITFSLRESIEILRGAGKQVDTIVSIGGGARSELWLQMQADIFNAEVVRLESEQGPAMGAAMLAAAGLSWFSSLKECAGQFIAKAASYKPSEDQVKLYNDLYPLYKEVYDSTQALNRKLEPFRS; this is translated from the coding sequence ATGGAGTATGTAATTGGTATTGATTTGGGGACCAGCTCTGTTAAGGCGCTTCTGGTCAACCGGGAAGGTAAGGTATGCGGAGAAGCTTCGGAATCTTATCCGCTTATTACGCCTAAATCCGGCTATAGCGAGCAGGATCCTGAAGAATGGGTAGAGAAAAGCCTTTTGGCGCTTCGCAAGCTCGCCCATGAAAGCGGCATCGAAGCGGCTTCCGTTAAAGGCATCAGCTTCTCAGGACAAATGCACGGGTTAGTGCTGCTGGACGACAACCATCGGGTGCTGCGCAATGCGATCCTGTGGAACGACACACGTACGACCAAGCAGTGCCGCGAAATTGAAGAAAAGCTTGGAGAGCAGCTGCTGTCCGTAACCCGGAATCCGGCTCTCGAAGGCTTTACTTTGCCTAAAATTTTGTGGGTACAGCAGAATGAACCGGAGCTGTTCGCTAAAGCATCCGTCTTCCTGCTGCCGAAGGATTATCTGCGCTATCGTCTGACCGGCGAGCTTGGTATGGATTATTCAGACGCGGCCGGCACGCTGATGCTGGACGTGGCCGGACGACGCTGGAGTCCGGAAGTGCTTGAGGCTTTTGGTTTGGACGAAAGCTTCTGTCCAAAGCTTGTAGCTTCGACGGAGTGCGTAGGCACGTTGCTGCCTGAAATGGCAGTGCAAAGCGGGCTGACCGCAGACGTCAAGGTGTTTGGCGGCGGAGCTGACAATGCCTGCGGCGCCACCGGCGCGGGTATTTTGGGGCCGGGCGAAACACTGTGCAGCATCGGCACCTCCGGCGTGATCCTCTCTTATGAGGAGAACGCGTCAGCGGATTATGAAGGCAAAGTCCATTTCTTTAACCATGCGGAGCCGGATGCTTTTTATGCTATGGGGGTAACCTTGGCGGCAGGAAGCAGTCTTAGCTGGTTCCGTGACACCTTTGCGCCGGGCAGCTCGTTCGACGAGCTGCTGGCGGGTGCGGCTACTGTTCCTGCAGGGGCAGACGGTCTGCTGTTTACGCCGTATTTGTCCGGCGAACGCACACCGCACGCGGACTCGGCTATTCGCGGCAGCTTTATCGGCATGGACCTGCGCCATAAGAAGGAGCATTTTGCCAGAGCGGTTGTGGAGGGGATTACGTTCTCCCTGCGCGAATCGATCGAAATTTTGCGCGGAGCCGGCAAGCAGGTTGATACGATCGTGTCGATCGGCGGCGGCGCCCGCAGCGAGCTGTGGCTGCAAATGCAGGCTGATATTTTCAACGCTGAGGTTGTCCGGCTCGAAAGTGAGCAGGGACCTGCGATGGGAGCAGCTATGCTGGCCGCGGCTGGTTTGAGCTGGTTCAGCTCCCTGAAGGAATGTGCAGGACAGTTTATTGCCAAAGCGGCAAGCTACAAGCCTTCAGAGGATCAGGTTAAGCTGTATAACGACTTATATCCTTTATATAAGGAAGTTTACGACAGCACCCAAGCGTTGAACCGCAAGCTGGAGCCGTTCCGCTCATAA
- a CDS encoding Gfo/Idh/MocA family protein produces the protein MRKLRWGIMSTASVARDSVIPAIRESETGVVSAIASRDIRKSGQTAEGIGGAVRAYGNYEDLLEDPEIDAVYIPLPNHLHAKWSIAALKAGKHVLCEKPGALSAIQFEKVLSAAESTGKHYAEALMYRYHPQFKEVKQRIRKGAIGELRLIRACFTCNSADSQGNIRFREEWGGGALYDLAEYPLSAARWLTGEEPEAVTVHASYSEAHGGVDMSASGLVEFPGGVSLLFDCGLWAEERRCLEIVGSEGRIELPHAFSGKEQSGYFLYKGRETTEARERPLNAYVLEIDHFGQVVLEGRQPDFTASDALKNLRLLDACRQSALQKRRIKLETGRETRKPQALRTKTSLGLVSKKMK, from the coding sequence ATGAGAAAGCTGAGATGGGGGATTATGAGCACGGCCAGCGTAGCCCGCGATTCCGTAATCCCGGCTATTCGTGAATCGGAAACCGGGGTTGTGAGTGCGATCGCCAGCCGGGATATTAGGAAAAGCGGGCAAACAGCAGAGGGGATTGGCGGAGCTGTTAGGGCCTACGGAAATTATGAAGATCTGCTTGAAGATCCGGAGATAGACGCCGTCTATATTCCGCTCCCGAACCATTTGCATGCAAAATGGAGTATTGCTGCCTTGAAGGCCGGCAAACATGTCTTATGCGAAAAACCCGGCGCTTTATCCGCGATTCAGTTTGAGAAGGTGCTGTCGGCCGCGGAGTCAACGGGCAAACATTATGCGGAAGCGCTGATGTACCGCTATCATCCGCAGTTCAAGGAAGTTAAGCAGCGCATCCGGAAGGGGGCTATTGGTGAACTGCGGCTTATTCGGGCGTGCTTTACCTGCAACAGCGCGGATTCGCAGGGCAATATCCGTTTCCGCGAGGAGTGGGGTGGAGGAGCGCTCTATGATCTGGCAGAATACCCGCTCAGCGCTGCCAGATGGCTGACAGGAGAGGAACCGGAGGCGGTTACCGTACATGCCAGTTATTCGGAGGCGCATGGAGGCGTCGATATGTCTGCTTCCGGACTCGTAGAGTTTCCGGGCGGCGTTTCCCTGTTATTCGACTGCGGTTTATGGGCGGAAGAGAGACGCTGCCTTGAAATCGTAGGAAGCGAGGGGAGAATTGAGCTTCCTCATGCTTTTTCGGGCAAAGAACAATCAGGTTATTTCTTATATAAAGGCAGGGAAACGACTGAAGCTAGGGAGCGGCCCTTAAACGCTTATGTTCTGGAAATCGATCATTTCGGGCAGGTGGTTCTGGAGGGAAGACAACCTGATTTTACAGCATCGGATGCCCTTAAGAATCTGCGCTTGTTGGATGCCTGCCGACAGTCGGCCCTGCAGAAGCGGCGCATCAAGCTGGAGACCGGGAGAGAAACCAGGAAACCACAAGCCCTAAGAACAAAAACGAGTTTGGGTTTGGTCTCAAAGAAAATGAAGTGA